The DNA segment CAACCCTAACATTAGCAAATTTCGGGTGTTTAGGAGTGATCGTTTCTAGCGACTGGGGGCAGTTTGCGTAATTGGTTATCAGGGCACTGCTGGCGCAGCAGTGCTAATGCTGTGCCGTCGGGTAGGGTCAGCTTCGGGTTTAAGTCCAGTAAGGGTTGCAGGGCAAAGTCCCGCTGCGACAGTTGTGCGTGGGGTACTGTCAGGCGGTCATCGTTTAGCGTTTGCTGGCCGTATAGCAGCACGTCTAAGTCCAGCGTGCGTGGCCCCCAGTGTTGCAGGCGCTCGCGGCCGTGGGCCTGTTCAATATTCTGCAAATGGTTTAGCAGTACGTGAGGCTTCAGGCTGGTACTCAGCCATGCCGCACCGTTGACATAATCTGGCTGGCCCTGAGGGCCTACCGGTTTGCTGGCGTAAAATGGAGATTGAGCAACCAGCGAAGTGTTCGGTAACGCTGCCAGTTCTGCAATGGCACGACCCAGCTGCGAAGCCGGGTCTGCCAGGTTGCTACCCAGGCCAATAAATACGTCTGTCATCATCAATCCTGCGGCGGCCGCTTAACCGGTTTACGCCGGCGCTTGCGAGGTTTGGCTTCACCGCTGTCAAGATCTGTAATCATGCGTTCCTGGGCGCGTTCGTCCAGGCGCTGAAACTGTGTCCACCACTGACCCAGACCGGGCTCAATCTCGCCGGCGCTCTCACGCACCAATAAGAAATCATAGGCGGCGCGAAAACGCGGATGCCCTAAGGTGATCAGTGCGCGTTTACCCTGGCGCCGTGGCAGGCGCATTTGCAGTTCCCAGATTTCCTTCATGGGCCCGGAAAAGCGTTTGGGGATAGACGTTGCCTGTACCTGGCGGCCAATCACTTTGGAGATCGCACTGTGCAGAGCCGGCTGTACCGGATCGCCGTTGTCTTGACATCGGCGCCATTCGGCTTGCAGCGCAGGCCATAGCATAGCGGCGAACAGGAAATACGGGGTGACCGACTTGCCTTGGGCTATGCGTGCGTCAGTGTTGCGCAGCGCTTGGCGAATTAACTCGTCGGGTTCACCGGCTGCCAGCGCGCTGGCGGTGTCGGGAAAGAGCGGTGCCAGCAAATCGTAATGGCGCAGTTTGTCAAAAGTTGCTTCGCCATAACCGGCTGAAAACAGCTTTAGCACCTCGTCAAACAGTCGCGCCGCGGGAATGTGGGTCAGCAGCGGTGCCAGCTCGCGAATGGGGGCCTCGGTGGCCGGCTCGATGGCAAAATCGAGTTTGGCGGCGAAACGAATGGCGCGCAGCATGCGCACAGGATCTTCCCGGTAACGGGTTTCCGGGTCACCAATTAATCGCATCTGGCGGTTGTTCAGGTCATCAACGCCATTTGCGAAGTCAATAACACTGAAATCGCGGATGCAGTAATAAAGGGCATTGATGGTGAAATCCCGGCGCAGCGCATCCTCTTCGAGGTTACCGTAGACATTGTCGCGCAGCAGTTGCCCGTGTTCGCTGGTTTTGCGATCGTCATCGTCATCATCGGCGGGATTGGCATTGCCGCGGAAGGTTGTCACCTCGATGACCTCGCGGCCGAAGACCACGTGCACAATACGAAACCTGCGCCCGATCAGGCGCGAGTTGCGAAACAGCTCGTGCACTTCTTCAGGCGTTGCATCGGTCGCAATGTCGAAATCTTTGGGTTGGCCACTGAGCAGTATGTCGCGCACGCCACCACCCACCAGGTAGGCTTCATAGCCCGCTTTGTTGAGGCGATGCAACACTTTTTTGGCGGGCTCACTGATGGCCGTGCGGGAAACACTGTGCTGGTCCCGTGAAATGTCCCTCCGCTGATAGCCAAGGGGTTTTTTCCGGGAGCTGCCGGGCATGAACGAGCGCAGTTTGTCGACGAGTCTTTTAGGCATTGAAATCCGTTGCGGCCATAGCGGCGATGAGCAAAAACAAAGAGTCTAACGGTTTGCGCCGCTTTTGCACACGTTTGCTGTGGATTGCTATGGTTTGCCCATGCCCGGGCATTCACCTGGGCCCATAAATTAAAGGGCGGATTCGCTTACACGAACCCGCCCGCTAAAATCTGACGATCTAAATTATTTTTATTATTACTGGGATTCTTCTTATTTATTGTGTCCCACCGTAAGCCCCAATATCGGGGTATTTCAAACAAACAGAAAGCTTTGAATACTTAGAGTGGTCAAAAGCTTTATTCAAGCCTTGCGTGTCAGCAGCGACGTCTAGTGAACGTTTCTTATCTGCTTCAACAACTTTCACAAACTAAGGGACCGCTAAAAAGCAAGGCATCCAAAACACTCAATTCGCTCGCGCTCTATTATTATTTTTGTTTCTGAGCGCTTCTCGCAGCTTATTTTTTTGTTTTTGTTGGCATGCTGCATTGTCACATCTTGTTTTTGTTGTTGTGCCCTATATTCAAAGCAGCCGCCGTGCCAGTTTTATAAATTCAATGATAAACAGCAGCTTGGCGTTTTCGTAGGGATAGGTGTTACCCCGTATTTGGGAAAAGTGTTACCGGTAGGTCATAAATGGCGAGGAAAGTGTTACCAGAGGAAACAGTCGGTAACACAAGGTAGAACGGTCGGCAGCGGCCGAGGTCAGCTGCCAGACGTTTTTTTGCGCGGAATGCCCAGCCGTTGTCGCCTCTCCCATAAAGATTTACGACTGATACCCAGTTTTTGGGCTAACTCGGTTTCACTCATTCGGTCCTGGTTCTCCAATACGAAGTGTTGAAAGTAGTCTTCCAGCGACAGATCTCCTTGGCTGCCTAGACCTTGAGCATCGGCTTGCTCGTTGTTACCAGCCACCAGGGTTTCGGGGATGTACTCACCGTCGCCGTTCAAATCCAGTAGTGCGGGGGTGATCAGTTCGGAGTCACATAAAATAGTGGCTCGCTCAATGGCATTTTCCAGCTCTCGTACGTTTCCTGGCCAGCGATGCCGCTCTATTGTGCGCACGGCATCTGCGCTGAACTGCAAATCGGGTTTGCCCATTTTGGCGCCTTGGCGCTTTAAAAAACGCCGCGCAAGTATCAAAATATCTCCCTGGCGATCGCGTAGGGGGGGAATACGCACCTGCATTACGTTCAGGCGATAGAACAAATCTTCACGGAATTCGCCGCTGCGGGTCATCGCTTTTAAATTGCGGTGGGTGGCTGCCAGCATGCGAACGTTAACTTTGATGCTTTGGGTGGAACCCACCTTACGAATTTCGCCTTCTTGCAAAACTCGTAGTAGCCGAGATTGAGCTTCAGCGGGCAATTCGCCTATTTCATCC comes from the Marinobacter psychrophilus genome and includes:
- the folK gene encoding 2-amino-4-hydroxy-6-hydroxymethyldihydropteridine diphosphokinase, whose product is MMTDVFIGLGSNLADPASQLGRAIAELAALPNTSLVAQSPFYASKPVGPQGQPDYVNGAAWLSTSLKPHVLLNHLQNIEQAHGRERLQHWGPRTLDLDVLLYGQQTLNDDRLTVPHAQLSQRDFALQPLLDLNPKLTLPDGTALALLRQQCPDNQLRKLPPVARNDHS
- the pcnB gene encoding polynucleotide adenylyltransferase PcnB; the encoded protein is MPKRLVDKLRSFMPGSSRKKPLGYQRRDISRDQHSVSRTAISEPAKKVLHRLNKAGYEAYLVGGGVRDILLSGQPKDFDIATDATPEEVHELFRNSRLIGRRFRIVHVVFGREVIEVTTFRGNANPADDDDDDRKTSEHGQLLRDNVYGNLEEDALRRDFTINALYYCIRDFSVIDFANGVDDLNNRQMRLIGDPETRYREDPVRMLRAIRFAAKLDFAIEPATEAPIRELAPLLTHIPAARLFDEVLKLFSAGYGEATFDKLRHYDLLAPLFPDTASALAAGEPDELIRQALRNTDARIAQGKSVTPYFLFAAMLWPALQAEWRRCQDNGDPVQPALHSAISKVIGRQVQATSIPKRFSGPMKEIWELQMRLPRRQGKRALITLGHPRFRAAYDFLLVRESAGEIEPGLGQWWTQFQRLDERAQERMITDLDSGEAKPRKRRRKPVKRPPQD